In Cryptosporangium minutisporangium, the sequence ACCTCGATCGGGGATGTTGACATCGAGCTACTTTCCGGTGCGGGCGGCATCGTCGGCGCACTGTACCGCTGGGTCGAGCGGCGTCGTACACACCGGGCCGACGTGTGCGTCCGGTGGTTGATCGACGGCGCCCCAGTGCGCGAGTTCGGGTTCCGGTTCGGGGCTAGCGAGCGGGTCAGTGCGGCGCGGGGGCCAGGGACCGGCCGGCGCTGCCCGCGAACGGCACGTCGACGTGCGGCACGTCCACCGTCGAGGCTGCCGGATGCTCCCACAGCCCGCGCTTCTGCAGCAGCGGCAGGACGCCCTCCCCGAACCAGTACGCCTCCTCCAGGTGCGGATAGCCGGAGAGCACGAACTCCGAGAGCCCGAGCTCGCTCAACTCGGCGATCCGGTCGGCGACCTCGGCGTGGCTGCCCACCAGCGCGGTGCCCGCGCCCCCGCGGACGAGGCCGACGCCCGCCCAGAGGTTGGGTGCGATCTCCAGGTCACGCAGCGCCGTGCTGGCGCGACCGCGGCCGTGCAGCTCGGCCATCCGGCGCTGTCCCTCGGACTCGCTCTGCGCCAGCCCTTGCTGGACGCGCTCGACGGTGGCCGGATCGATGCCGGCGAGCAGGCGCCCGGCCTCGGCCCACGCCGCCTCGGAGGTGTCCCTGCTGATCACGTGCAGCCGGATGCCGTACCGCAAGGTGCGGCCGTGCTCCGCTGCGAGGCCCTTGACCCAGTTTATCTTCGCCGCGACTTGCTCCGGCTTCTCGCCCCAGGTGAGGTAGGTGTCGGCATGCTTCGCGGCGACCCGCCCGGCAGCCGGTGACGAGCCGCCGA encodes:
- a CDS encoding LLM class flavin-dependent oxidoreductase, producing MSLTFHWFLPTMGDSRNLVAGGHGTDLGRAAGDRPASLGYLTQIARAAEQLGFVGALTPTGAWCDDAWLTTAMLAGTSERLKFLVAFRPGLLSPTLAAQMAATFQRHSGNRLLLNVVTGGESKEQRAYGDYLDKDGRYQRTDEFLEVVRRLWRGETVTLDGQHVQVADAALSRVPDPIPDVYFGGSSPAAGRVAAKHADTYLTWGEKPEQVAAKINWVKGLAAEHGRTLRYGIRLHVISRDTSEAAWAEAGRLLAGIDPATVERVQQGLAQSESEGQRRMAELHGRGRASTALRDLEIAPNLWAGVGLVRGGAGTALVGSHAEVADRIAELSELGLSEFVLSGYPHLEEAYWFGEGVLPLLQKRGLWEHPAASTVDVPHVDVPFAGSAGRSLAPAPH